The segment CACGATGATGAAGTCGTCGAGATCCTCGGCGGCGAACTCGACCCGCCCGAGCACCAGGTCGTCGACGACGAGCGTCCCCCGGGTCCCGGGCACGCGGAACCGCAGGCTGGCGCGCCGTCCCGCGGCCTCCATCTCGGCGCGGGCAGCGGACGTCAGTTCGCGGCAGCGACCCGAATAGCGGTAGGGCCGGTGCTCCGCGGCCGCACGCTGACGCTCGGCCTCGAGTGCCTCCGGCAGGCAGTAGCACGGATACGCCGCCCCGCGGTCGACCAAGATCTTCGCGTGCTCCCTGTACAACGCGGCCCGCTCGGTTTGGCGGTACGGTCCGAACGGGCCCCCGACATCCGGGCCCTCATCCCACGCGATGTCGAGCCACCGTAGGTCCTCGAGAATCCCGGCTTCGAACGCCTCCGTCGACCGGCTGCGATCCGTGTCCTCGATGCGCAGCACGAACCGGCCGCCCTCGTGGCGGGTAAACAGCCAGGTGAAAAACGCCATCCAAGCGCCGCCGACGTGGAGGTAACCGGTGGGGCTCGGAGCGTAGCGCGTGCGGACCGCCATAAACCCAGCGTAGCAAAGACCCGGGGACCGCGCAAATTGGAGCCGCGGCGCTAAGTAAACAGTGTGCTGACGGACTCGTTCCGGTGGATGCTCCGCATCGCCTGCGCAAACAGCGGCGCCGCGGACAGCACGTGCAACTGCGGGATGCGCGTCGCCGGGCCGGTGGGGATCGTGTTTGTCACGACGAGCTCGTGGATGTCCGGTCGCGCCAATTGGGCGACCGCGCCGTCGATGAAGACCGGATGGGTCGCGCAGACGTAGGCCTCGGGACGGGCCCCCCCGGCCACCAGCGCGTCGAGCGCGTGGCGGATCGTGCCGCCGGTGGTGATCATGCGGTCGATGATGATCGGCACGCAGCCGGCCACGTCCCCGACGACCTGTACCACCTGCTTCACCGACTCCACGCGGCGCTGGAAGACCACTGCGAGCGGCAGCCCGAGCCGCTCGGCCAGGCGATGCGCGGTCTTGACCGCGCCGTCGTCCGGCGCGACCACGACGCCGCGCCCCAAGTCGCGTCCCCGCAGGTAGTCGGCAAAAAGCGCGAGCCCTCGAAGATGGTCGACCGGGATGCTGAAGAACCCCTCGATCTGGTCGGCGTCGAGGTCGAGCGCGAGCACGCGGTCGACGCCGGCGCTCTGCAGCAGGTCCGCGACCAGGCGGCCCGTGATCGGCTCGCGCGGGCCGTGCTTCTTATCCTGCCGCGCGTAGCCGTAGTACGGGATGACCGCCGTGATACGGCCGGCCGAGGCCCGGCGCAGCGCGTCCACCATCACGAGCAACTCCATCAGGTTCTCGTTGACGGGCGGGCAGGTCGGCTGGATGACGAAGGCATCGGCGCCGCGGACGCTCTCATCGAACCTGGCGTAGATCTCTCCATCCTCGAACCGGCGGATCGTGACGCGCCCGAGCGGAAACCCGAGCTCCGCGGCGATCTCCTCGCCGAGGGCACGGTTGGCGGTCCCGCTGAACACCTTCATCTCGCGCTCGCCCATGGGAATCCAGGTGGGCGCGCGGCGCCCCATCGGCGCGCCGGACTCAGCGGGCTTGTACCAGGAAACGAATGGCGGTCCGCTCTTCCCCGTCAATCTCCACCTTCGTGAACGCCGGAATGGCGATCAGGTCGATGCCGTTCGGGGCGACAAACCCACGGGTAATCGCGATGGCCTTGACGGCCTGGTTGACCGCGCCGGCGCCGACGGCTTGAACTTCCACGGACCCCCGCTCGCGTAGCACCGCGGCGAGCGCACCCGCGACGGCTTTGGGCTTCGAGTCAGCGGAGACTCTGAGGACTTCCCCCACTGTGGTCCCGGCCTCCCAGCCCTGCCGCGGCCGTCGGCCGGCAGGGCCTCCCAATTTCCATTATATCGAGACCAACTCCTGCCCCTTAGCGCGAGCCGTGCGCGCGCTTCGCCGCCTCGCGCCGGGCGCGCCGCGCGTCCAGGGCGCGGTTCAAGACGATGATGCCCATGAAATGCGGGATCGTAAGCTGCCGGCGCAGCCGGCGCGGCTCGCGGGCGAGGCGGTACAGCCATTCGAGACCAACGGTCTGCATCCCACGGGGGGCGCGCGGCGTGCGACCGGCCCACACGTCGAGCGAGCCGCCGATTCCCATCGCGGCCGGCACGCCGAGGGCCGCGAG is part of the bacterium genome and harbors:
- a CDS encoding ribose-phosphate pyrophosphokinase; this encodes MGRRAPTWIPMGEREMKVFSGTANRALGEEIAAELGFPLGRVTIRRFEDGEIYARFDESVRGADAFVIQPTCPPVNENLMELLVMVDALRRASAGRITAVIPYYGYARQDKKHGPREPITGRLVADLLQSAGVDRVLALDLDADQIEGFFSIPVDHLRGLALFADYLRGRDLGRGVVVAPDDGAVKTAHRLAERLGLPLAVVFQRRVESVKQVVQVVGDVAGCVPIIIDRMITTGGTIRHALDALVAGGARPEAYVCATHPVFIDGAVAQLARPDIHELVVTNTIPTGPATRIPQLHVLSAAPLFAQAMRSIHRNESVSTLFT
- a CDS encoding stage V sporulation protein S, which produces MGEVLRVSADSKPKAVAGALAAVLRERGSVEVQAVGAGAVNQAVKAIAITRGFVAPNGIDLIAIPAFTKVEIDGEERTAIRFLVQAR